A single Lactuca sativa cultivar Salinas chromosome 8, Lsat_Salinas_v11, whole genome shotgun sequence DNA region contains:
- the LOC111893271 gene encoding uncharacterized protein LOC111893271 → MMHSQMEDPKEYGLIVMSDSIEKVTEMTSHTKTNELQFYLVKSCPSPEEVKKEEAHKLYQQMSVSMYDILQEIDLRKKDEHQINYELMWIYKELEWKSRDLMYLERATVDDVKPHLPIRPIPRTAGFLHLTENDPQSPVHIGTDRKRCHKRLKKERIDMEYLKQVQEELLSSMKSGNRPTHGTQELNDVMESLVHRIQHGNNNRREEKDFFHEIRNLKDTIETYTAPTEPDPRSNWRRYDVGGSRRRLYNEQMRQHRIKINLNQIDAIKRDLKERTTKVTRLKAELELVRKSIRSMDRELEKLNSKRIKAYKCAYNYGEQKEEKSSYGYYPPRAHDIC, encoded by the exons ATGATGCACAGCCAAATGGAAGACCCAAAGGAATATGGCCTGATTGTTATGTCAGATTCCATTGAGAAAGTCACGGAAATGACCTCACATACAAAGACCAACGAACTTCAGTTCTATTTGGTCAAGAGTTGTCCTTCTCCGGAGGAAGTAAAAAAAGAAGAGGCTCACAAGTTGTATCAACAGATGAGTGTCTCTATGTACGATATCCTTCAAGAAATAGATCTACGAAAG AAAGATGAACATCAAATAAACTACGAATTAATGTGGATTTACAAGGAGTTAGAGTGGAAATCACGTGACCTCATGTACCTTGAACGAGCTACAGTAGATGATGTGAAGCCTCATTTACCAATCAGACCAATACCAAGAACAGCTGGTTTCTTGCATTTGACTGAAAACGATCCTCAATCGCCT GTTCATATTGGTACTGATAGAAAACGATGTCATAAACGGCTAAAGAAAGAGAGGATAGACATGGAATATCTGAAACAGGTTCAAGAAGAACTTCTTTCTTCAATGAAATCGGGTAACAGGCCAACCCATGGTACACAAGAGCTTAACGATGTG ATGGAGAGCCTTGTACACAGGATCCAACATGGAAACAATAACCGGAGAGAAGAAAAAGATTTCTTTCACGAAATAAGAAATCTCAAAGATACAATAGAAACATATACTGCACCAACAGAACCTGACCCTCGAAGTAATTGGAGAAGATATGACGTTGGAGGATCGAGAAGACGTCTCTATAACGAACAAATGAGGCAGCATCGTATTAAA ATTAACTTAAACCAAATTGACGCAATAAAGAGGGATCTAAAGGAACGTACCACTAAAGTGACCCGACTCAAGGCTGAGTTGGAACTTGTGAGAAAGAGCATCAGAAGCATGGATAGGGAACTTGAAAAGCTTAATTCAAAGAGAATTAAAGCCTATAAATGTGCTTATAATTATGGTGAGCAGAAGGAGGAG AAGTCAAGTTATGGTTACTATCCGCCGCGTGCTCATGACATATGTTAA